From Woronichinia naegeliana WA131, the proteins below share one genomic window:
- a CDS encoding NAD(P)H-quinone oxidoreductase subunit 4, translating into MTVDHFPWLSAIILFPLIASCLIPILPYKDSKQVRWYALGVAIADFMLMIYVFSQHYDPTQSSFQLVEKYAWIPQFGLSWALSVDGISMPLVLLAGLVTTLSIFAAWQVDHKPRLFYFLMLLLYAAQIGVFVAQDMLLLFIMWELELVPVYLLVSIWGGQKRQYAAMKFLLYTAAASIFILVAALGMAFYGDNMTFDIAELGLKEYPLALELFLYAGLLITFGVKLAVFPLHTWLPDAHGEASAPVSMILAGVLLKMGGYGLIRLNLGLLEQAHVYFAPILVILGVVNIIYGGFSSFAQTNMKRRLAYSSISHMGFVLIGIASFTDLGISGAMLQMISHGLIAAALFFLAGVTYDRTHTLNLAEMGNIGKIMPKVFALFTIAAMASLALPGMSGFASELSIFVGVSSSDIYSTTFRTVTVFLAAIGLVLTPIYLLSMLRQLFYGTDAPLVCGLEDQNQTKRESQEAVCFGTSCVLPENAHYEDAYPREVFIAACFLLPIIAVGFYPKLATQSYDVTTVALNGQLRQSYTQVAEASANNIYAELVTAPRLPEAKIASSLGVRP; encoded by the coding sequence ATGACGGTGGATCACTTCCCTTGGCTCTCTGCAATCATTCTCTTTCCCCTGATTGCTTCTTGTCTCATTCCCATACTGCCTTACAAAGACAGTAAACAAGTTCGTTGGTATGCCCTCGGTGTGGCGATCGCGGACTTTATGTTAATGATTTATGTTTTCAGTCAGCATTACGACCCCACGCAATCATCCTTTCAATTAGTCGAAAAATACGCTTGGATTCCCCAATTTGGACTGAGTTGGGCTTTGTCGGTGGACGGAATTTCCATGCCCTTAGTCCTATTGGCCGGTTTAGTCACCACTCTCTCCATCTTTGCCGCTTGGCAAGTTGACCACAAACCTCGACTATTCTACTTTTTAATGCTGCTGTTGTATGCAGCCCAAATTGGTGTCTTTGTCGCCCAGGATATGCTGTTGCTCTTCATCATGTGGGAGTTGGAACTCGTTCCGGTTTACCTACTGGTATCGATCTGGGGTGGCCAGAAGCGACAGTATGCCGCCATGAAATTCTTACTCTATACAGCCGCCGCTTCTATTTTCATTCTGGTTGCAGCCCTGGGCATGGCCTTCTATGGCGATAACATGACCTTTGATATTGCTGAATTAGGTTTAAAAGAATATCCCCTCGCCTTAGAACTATTTCTCTACGCCGGACTGTTAATCACCTTTGGTGTTAAATTAGCCGTCTTTCCCCTTCATACCTGGCTCCCCGATGCTCACGGTGAAGCGTCTGCTCCTGTTTCGATGATTTTAGCGGGTGTATTGCTCAAAATGGGTGGCTATGGCTTAATTCGTCTCAATTTAGGATTGTTAGAGCAGGCTCATGTTTACTTCGCTCCTATTCTGGTCATTTTAGGGGTCGTTAATATCATCTATGGCGGTTTTAGCTCCTTTGCTCAAACCAATATGAAACGGCGTTTAGCCTACTCTTCCATTTCCCACATGGGCTTTGTGTTGATTGGAATCGCCTCTTTTACGGATCTAGGGATTAGTGGAGCCATGCTACAAATGATCTCTCATGGTCTTATTGCTGCCGCTTTATTCTTCTTAGCTGGTGTCACCTACGATCGCACCCATACCCTGAATTTGGCTGAAATGGGGAACATTGGCAAAATTATGCCTAAAGTCTTTGCCCTTTTCACGATCGCCGCTATGGCATCCCTGGCCCTGCCTGGTATGAGTGGCTTTGCCAGTGAACTATCCATTTTTGTCGGTGTTAGCAGTAGCGATATTTACAGCACCACTTTCCGCACAGTCACCGTCTTTTTAGCCGCCATTGGTTTAGTGTTAACGCCAATTTATCTGCTCTCGATGCTACGCCAACTCTTCTATGGAACCGATGCCCCTCTGGTTTGTGGTCTGGAAGATCAAAATCAGACCAAACGGGAAAGTCAAGAGGCAGTCTGTTTTGGAACCAGTTGTGTGTTACCCGAAAATGCCCATTATGAAGATGCCTATCCCAGGGAAGTCTTTATCGCCGCTTGTTTCTTGTTACCAATCATTGCAGTGGGTTTCTATCCCAAATTAGCGACTCAATCCTACGATGTGACAACGGTGGCTCTCAATGGCCAGTTACGTCAGTCCTATACCCAAGTGGCTGAAGCTAGTGCTAACAATATCTATGCCGAATTAGTGACGGCTCCTCGTTTACCGGAAGCTAAAATTGCTTCTAGCCTAGGTGTCCGCCCCTAG
- a CDS encoding DUF1816 domain-containing protein — protein sequence MVINNGADSQLFLLEVTLASQSPGKTLTGLSPRRGQWFLKVPVTRLSQEIRQLTCLGVKILRITPVSLLLATVNLDWWLEVYTDNPRCLYYFGPFNSEAEAQYHQTGYVEDLQQEGADNISVQIKQCHPQTLTQEW from the coding sequence ATGGTGATCAATAACGGAGCCGACAGCCAGCTTTTTCTGCTAGAAGTAACTCTTGCGTCCCAATCCCCTGGTAAAACCTTGACCGGACTTTCTCCACGCCGAGGACAATGGTTCCTCAAAGTTCCCGTTACCCGTCTTAGCCAAGAAATTCGTCAGCTTACCTGTCTTGGAGTCAAAATTCTCCGTATTACACCCGTTTCCCTGCTTTTAGCCACGGTTAATCTGGATTGGTGGTTAGAAGTTTATACCGATAATCCCCGTTGTCTTTACTATTTTGGCCCTTTCAACAGTGAAGCAGAAGCTCAGTACCATCAAACGGGCTATGTGGAAGATCTTCAGCAGGAGGGAGCCGATAATATTTCTGTACAGATTAAGCAGTGTCATCCTCAAACCCTGACTCAAGAATGGTAG
- a CDS encoding bifunctional 4-hydroxy-2-oxoglutarate aldolase/2-dehydro-3-deoxy-phosphogluconate aldolase, which translates to MSDFAPLHSYAQAWLQRLQQDRAIAVLRVRDVSLGQVLAAAVAQGGMGLIEITWNSNHPEQIIASLRETLPHCLIGTGTVLTLEDLEGAIACGSQFCFTPHVNSRLIERALQAEIPIIPGALTPTEIVTGWQMGASAIKVFPVQALGGTDYIQALQGPLGNIPLIPTGGVTLDNALPFIQAGAIAVGLSGQLFPPDLIAAQNWTAITQKARLLCEQLKNMSGNSW; encoded by the coding sequence TTGTCTGATTTTGCCCCTCTTCATTCCTATGCCCAAGCTTGGCTGCAACGTTTGCAACAAGACCGAGCGATCGCCGTTTTGCGTGTTAGGGATGTTTCTTTAGGTCAAGTATTAGCTGCTGCCGTAGCCCAAGGGGGAATGGGCCTGATCGAAATTACCTGGAACAGTAACCATCCTGAACAGATTATTGCCTCTCTTCGTGAAACCCTACCCCACTGTTTAATTGGCACGGGAACGGTATTAACTCTAGAAGATTTGGAAGGAGCGATCGCCTGTGGTAGCCAATTTTGTTTTACGCCCCATGTTAACTCTCGCTTAATTGAGCGGGCCCTTCAGGCAGAAATACCTATTATTCCAGGTGCTCTCACTCCGACCGAAATTGTCACAGGTTGGCAAATGGGAGCCAGTGCCATCAAGGTTTTTCCGGTACAGGCCCTGGGCGGGACAGACTATATTCAAGCGTTGCAGGGGCCATTGGGAAATATTCCTCTCATTCCGACCGGCGGTGTGACCCTTGATAATGCCTTACCGTTTATTCAGGCGGGGGCGATCGCGGTGGGTCTATCCGGTCAATTATTTCCCCCCGATCTGATTGCTGCACAAAATTGGACAGCCATTACTCAAAAGGCAAGATTGCTATGTGAGCAACTTAAGAATATGTCAGGGAATTCCTGGTAA
- a CDS encoding BrnA antitoxin family protein, translating to MKAEELERRFDDGEDILEFFDLANLKRPGLEKKPINIDLPQWMLEALEKEAQHLGISLQSVIERSLTESLSR from the coding sequence ATGAAAGCTGAAGAATTAGAGCGACGATTTGATGACGGTGAAGACATTCTAGAATTTTTTGATCTAGCTAATCTCAAACGCCCTGGTTTAGAAAAGAAACCTATCAACATTGATCTGCCCCAATGGATGCTAGAAGCCTTAGAAAAAGAAGCTCAACACTTAGGAATATCTTTACAATCCGTTATTGAACGCTCACTGACTGAATCACTTTCTAGATAA
- a CDS encoding type II toxin-antitoxin system mRNA interferase toxin, RelE/StbE family — MRELILTARFRRSFKKFVQRNTALQRQVEKTLLQMREDVFAPNLMTHRLKGEHDGLRACSCGYDCRIIFTIQKNEQTTQDEIVLLNIGTHDEVY; from the coding sequence ATGAGAGAGTTAATTTTAACGGCTAGATTTAGGCGATCTTTTAAAAAGTTTGTCCAGCGTAACACGGCATTACAGCGACAAGTTGAAAAAACGTTGCTGCAAATGAGGGAGGATGTATTCGCGCCCAATTTGATGACTCATCGCCTAAAGGGTGAGCATGATGGGCTAAGGGCTTGTTCTTGTGGATATGATTGTCGGATTATTTTTACGATTCAAAAAAACGAGCAGACGACTCAAGATGAGATTGTTTTGCTTAATATTGGGACTCACGATGAGGTTTATTGA
- a CDS encoding DUF29 domain-containing protein, which translates to MPTTSTQDQTIYDRDILLWVETTVAKLKARDFENLDIDNLIEEVESLGISQKKELLNRLTTLLEHLLKRIYVDIPYDYNGWERTIRTQRKKLEVLLVQVPSLKSKWEITFDQAWKITLKTVKAEYAQVNFPESWPFTSDLEAMLNHQFWQEINP; encoded by the coding sequence ATGCCGACAACCTCAACCCAAGACCAAACAATCTATGACCGTGATATTTTGCTATGGGTAGAAACCACCGTCGCTAAACTCAAAGCACGGGACTTTGAAAACCTAGATATAGACAACTTAATTGAGGAGGTAGAATCCTTGGGAATTTCGCAAAAAAAAGAACTTCTCAATCGCTTAACCACTCTATTAGAACACCTGCTAAAACGAATTTATGTTGATATTCCCTACGACTATAACGGTTGGGAAAGAACCATTCGCACCCAACGCAAAAAACTAGAAGTCTTACTCGTTCAAGTTCCTAGCCTTAAAAGCAAATGGGAAATTACCTTTGATCAAGCCTGGAAAATTACTCTCAAAACCGTCAAAGCCGAATATGCTCAAGTCAACTTTCCCGAATCCTGGCCCTTTACTTCAGACCTCGAAGCCATGCTTAATCATCAATTTTGGCAAGAAATTAATCCCTAA
- a CDS encoding transposase translates to MQLCQRLEQILENLRPAFSREATYQWFILLAWGVVLNSQPSAITSYVNALGLTESYYHQALHWFESKAFNVKGLTLGWSKWVSQHENLYRIKEKRVYVGDGIKVGKEGRKMPGVKRLHQESGNVAKPEWIRGHYFNALSVLVGAGKACFALPLVLRLDDGIKSKATVKEGKKGSKKEKTTLVTKMGELCTTYAEAGSYVILDAYFACGAVLKSFRQNALHLITRVRCSTVAYAPFSSVPTLRGKGRPRLWGSSIKLESLFALVEDFPTAKVWLYGQQVSVSYQCFEFHWDSPHQLVKFVLTQLPNGQRLILLSTDLCLTGCDL, encoded by the coding sequence ATGCAACTATGTCAGCGACTAGAGCAAATCCTAGAGAATCTCCGTCCCGCCTTTAGCCGAGAAGCAACGTACCAATGGTTTATCCTATTAGCCTGGGGAGTAGTGCTCAACAGCCAACCGAGCGCAATAACAAGCTATGTCAATGCCTTAGGGTTAACAGAGAGCTACTACCATCAGGCACTACATTGGTTTGAATCCAAGGCATTTAACGTCAAAGGACTGACCTTGGGATGGTCGAAGTGGGTAAGTCAGCATGAAAATCTATATCGAATCAAGGAAAAACGAGTGTATGTGGGGGATGGAATCAAAGTGGGGAAAGAAGGGCGCAAGATGCCAGGGGTAAAACGACTACACCAAGAATCCGGAAATGTGGCGAAGCCAGAATGGATAAGGGGGCATTACTTCAATGCCTTGAGTGTTTTGGTGGGAGCAGGAAAAGCCTGCTTTGCCTTGCCCTTAGTGTTGCGGCTAGACGATGGCATCAAGTCCAAAGCAACGGTAAAGGAAGGGAAAAAAGGCAGCAAAAAAGAGAAGACTACTCTAGTCACGAAAATGGGGGAGCTTTGCACTACCTACGCAGAGGCGGGAAGCTATGTGATTTTGGATGCTTACTTCGCTTGTGGAGCAGTGCTCAAAAGTTTTCGCCAAAATGCCTTGCATCTCATCACCCGAGTGCGTTGCTCTACAGTGGCATATGCTCCCTTTTCTTCCGTTCCGACCTTGAGGGGGAAAGGACGACCACGGCTTTGGGGGAGTTCAATAAAACTAGAAAGCCTGTTTGCTCTTGTGGAGGATTTTCCCACCGCTAAAGTCTGGCTCTATGGTCAACAAGTCTCCGTTTCTTATCAGTGCTTTGAGTTCCACTGGGATAGTCCCCATCAGCTCGTTAAGTTTGTCCTCACCCAATTGCCCAACGGACAAAGACTGATTCTGCTTTCTACTGACCTCTGTTTGACTGGGTGTGACCTTTAG
- a CDS encoding alpha-mannosidase: protein MNNIEAISQYLNKLRQLTQLDIQSQWYLSSEMSLTNPTEEILENIAPLNENHYITWEKGHQVQWLTQKVTIPFHLADYPLDGFSLRLSLAWWAEDAQIYVNSKLAQAGDLFDSSTRIVLAESAQPGESFNIVLRLVSPGHDIGGLMRSRLIYEREFPAIDPGFVADELAVLAQYWQAFEAEKLENLLIALNGINWEKVGDRNLFDQSLARLRQNLKPLAQNIKEREFYLLGHAHLDMAWLWPLAETWEVGVRTFRSVLNLQQEFSDLTFGHTSPILYEWIEQYQPELFKKIQKAVNDQQWELLGGMWVEPDVNLISGESLVRQLLYGQSYFKQKFNQISKVAWLPDSFGFCSQLPQIFSQAGIEYFVTGKLHWNDTNKFPYGAFWWQSPDRSQLMTVCSPPNVAGVMDTNPITMSNYSVQWEQQTGLKASFWLPGVGDHGGGPTRDMLMVKKRWQASEFFPKITSSTAFHYLEKIKQQLLQKPELIPVWQDDLYLEFHRGCYTTHADQKTANRRSENQLYEAELWSSLATLSSGLDYPQALLASTWKKVLLNQFHDILPGTSIPEVFVTANQDWQLVQATTEQIINQALKAIAAQIHYPNPPQINAQPLVIFNGLNWQRSDLVRVKVDSPNWQVCDLDGQTVITQLTTDNELLFLAENIPAIGYQLYWLCPQQGELSSPLIENQPILENTYVRVTLDPETGDIQSLWNKVQQREILGGNGNQLQFFADQGQYWDAWNIDPHYANYPLSPTILESIEILETGPIRWRIRVIKQFQSSQFCQDYLLEIHSPILKIKTQVNWLESQVLVKAAFPLNLTSETITYEVPCAVIERPTCPQTAAEKAKWEVSALHWGDLSDRHQNYGVSLLNDCKYGYDGQPSQLRLTLLRSPNWPDPNCDRGEHHFTYALYPHLGDWKTAQTVRQGYQLNRPLRVYFPTVIKKISKGNLSSRQSLLTLAADNLCLMAFKRQENDPQAWILRLYEYQGQSATFSLQSPFPLAITTAVNLLEEKTDLTLSISSWKIASFSLKYQNN, encoded by the coding sequence GTGAACAATATTGAAGCCATCTCTCAATACCTCAATAAACTCCGTCAACTGACCCAACTTGATATTCAGTCCCAATGGTATTTAAGCTCAGAAATGAGTCTGACCAATCCGACCGAGGAAATTCTAGAAAATATTGCTCCTCTGAATGAAAATCATTATATTACTTGGGAAAAAGGTCATCAAGTTCAATGGTTAACCCAGAAAGTAACTATTCCTTTCCATTTAGCAGACTATCCTCTTGATGGTTTTAGCCTGAGATTATCCCTTGCCTGGTGGGCCGAAGATGCTCAAATTTATGTTAATAGTAAGCTGGCTCAAGCAGGGGATTTATTCGATTCTAGTACGCGAATTGTTCTGGCAGAATCGGCTCAACCAGGAGAGAGTTTTAACATTGTTTTGCGTCTAGTTAGCCCTGGCCATGATATAGGCGGTTTAATGCGATCGCGGCTAATCTATGAACGAGAATTTCCAGCTATTGATCCTGGCTTCGTTGCCGATGAACTGGCCGTCTTAGCTCAATATTGGCAAGCCTTTGAAGCAGAAAAATTAGAAAACTTATTAATAGCTTTAAATGGCATAAATTGGGAAAAAGTTGGTGATAGAAATTTATTTGATCAATCCTTAGCAAGATTACGACAAAACTTAAAACCCCTAGCCCAAAACATCAAAGAACGGGAATTTTACCTTCTAGGTCATGCCCATTTAGATATGGCTTGGCTTTGGCCATTGGCAGAAACCTGGGAAGTGGGAGTCAGAACCTTTCGTTCGGTGTTGAATTTACAACAGGAATTTTCAGATTTAACCTTCGGTCATACCAGTCCTATTTTATATGAATGGATTGAGCAATATCAACCTGAACTATTTAAAAAAATTCAAAAAGCTGTCAATGATCAACAATGGGAATTATTAGGTGGAATGTGGGTTGAACCGGATGTTAATTTAATTTCAGGAGAATCCTTAGTACGCCAATTACTCTACGGTCAAAGCTATTTTAAACAAAAGTTTAATCAAATCAGTAAAGTAGCTTGGCTACCCGATAGTTTTGGTTTTTGCTCTCAGTTACCGCAAATATTCAGTCAAGCTGGCATTGAGTATTTTGTGACCGGCAAACTACACTGGAATGATACAAATAAATTTCCCTATGGCGCGTTTTGGTGGCAATCTCCCGATCGCAGTCAATTAATGACCGTCTGTTCGCCGCCAAATGTAGCGGGGGTCATGGATACCAATCCCATAACCATGAGCAATTATAGTGTGCAATGGGAACAACAGACCGGTTTAAAAGCTAGTTTTTGGCTACCAGGGGTCGGCGATCATGGTGGTGGCCCCACCCGCGATATGTTAATGGTGAAAAAACGCTGGCAAGCCTCTGAATTTTTCCCTAAAATTACTAGCTCAACCGCCTTTCATTACTTAGAAAAGATTAAACAGCAATTATTACAAAAGCCAGAATTAATTCCAGTTTGGCAGGATGATCTGTATTTAGAATTCCATCGAGGTTGTTATACCACCCACGCGGATCAAAAAACAGCCAATCGACGGTCTGAAAACCAACTTTATGAAGCAGAACTATGGTCAAGTTTGGCAACCTTAAGCAGTGGGTTAGATTATCCTCAAGCCTTATTAGCATCAACTTGGAAAAAAGTTTTATTAAATCAATTTCATGATATTTTACCCGGTACTTCTATTCCCGAAGTTTTTGTCACAGCAAATCAAGATTGGCAACTCGTTCAAGCAACAACGGAGCAAATTATCAACCAGGCACTCAAGGCGATCGCTGCCCAAATTCACTATCCAAATCCACCTCAAATTAATGCCCAACCCCTGGTTATCTTTAATGGTTTGAACTGGCAACGCTCCGACCTGGTGAGAGTTAAGGTTGATTCCCCTAATTGGCAAGTCTGTGATCTGGATGGCCAAACTGTTATCACCCAACTCACCACCGACAATGAATTACTGTTTTTAGCGGAAAATATACCGGCGATCGGCTATCAACTTTACTGGCTCTGTCCTCAGCAAGGCGAGTTATCTTCCCCTCTTATTGAAAATCAGCCAATTTTAGAAAATACCTATGTGCGAGTTACCCTTGATCCAGAAACAGGAGATATCCAGAGTCTATGGAATAAGGTTCAGCAACGAGAAATTTTAGGCGGTAATGGTAATCAATTACAATTTTTTGCTGATCAAGGTCAGTATTGGGATGCTTGGAATATTGATCCTCATTATGCTAACTATCCTTTATCCCCTACCATCTTAGAATCCATAGAAATATTAGAAACAGGGCCAATTCGTTGGCGTATTCGAGTCATTAAACAGTTTCAATCTTCCCAATTTTGCCAAGATTATCTACTCGAAATTCATTCACCAATTCTTAAGATCAAAACTCAGGTGAATTGGCTGGAAAGTCAAGTCTTAGTTAAAGCTGCTTTTCCCCTAAATCTTACCAGTGAAACCATTACCTATGAAGTTCCCTGTGCTGTTATTGAACGCCCAACTTGTCCTCAAACGGCAGCCGAAAAAGCGAAGTGGGAAGTGTCTGCACTCCATTGGGGAGATTTAAGCGATCGCCATCAAAATTATGGTGTTAGTTTGCTCAATGATTGTAAGTATGGTTATGATGGTCAGCCGAGTCAATTGCGTTTAACTTTATTACGCAGTCCCAATTGGCCTGATCCAAACTGCGATCGCGGAGAACACCATTTTACCTACGCTCTTTATCCCCATCTTGGTGACTGGAAAACGGCCCAAACTGTCCGTCAAGGCTATCAATTAAATCGTCCTTTGCGGGTGTATTTCCCCACCGTTATCAAGAAAATTAGCAAGGGAAATCTATCTTCTCGTCAAAGTTTATTAACCCTAGCAGCCGACAATCTTTGCTTAATGGCTTTCAAACGTCAGGAAAATGATCCCCAGGCTTGGATATTACGTCTTTATGAATATCAAGGACAAAGTGCAACTTTCTCCTTACAAAGTCCTTTTCCTCTGGCGATTACAACTGCTGTCAATTTATTGGAAGAAAAAACTGACTTAACTTTAAGTATCTCCTCTTGGAAAATTGCTAGTTTTAGTCTAAAATATCAAAATAATTAG